Proteins from a single region of Xiphophorus maculatus strain JP 163 A chromosome 22, X_maculatus-5.0-male, whole genome shotgun sequence:
- the znf365 gene encoding protein ZNF365 isoform X1 encodes MQQKLCSRGSGSFLLERNGQACGALPDSVTSCELPFRCPRCGEQQRFRSLASLRAHLEYRHSYRSPDVVSGDFSITGSHPDPLAAAIAWQDASLPARRGQHGAARPPHVRSLSDSRDSGYLHSYGAVRRRTQSVGVGTQEEEVDDEDTGEEEEDGEEAEETRDESEVKHSDSGRLRHFRFPPASPDPDLNPNLDLVAQSSYCGRETAAASAAVRRRLAGILRAADGTMQRRLAKVSTELARTDTELLCERAHSQHLAQERQQVAERERSLSRQVDVAVMVIAALREQLNASESELERREREVLTIQRFLEAAARQETSGKVRIQRFIENLLGRIALAERLVEYYQAQGERHKQQPDDGRHRITKSRSAGDQLFSGLHDNRTQSSCRFGGGPPGSKAGPDRDRERQERLAQSSRLFCRPEHRDDIWNQQRRRSTGYEA; translated from the exons ATGCAGCAGAAGTTGTGCTCCAGAGGTTCTGGCTCCTTCCTGTTGGAGAGGAACGGCCAGGCCTGCGGCGCCCTCCCGGACTCCGTCACTTCCTGTGAGCTCCCGTTCCGATGCCCCCGATGTGGCGAGCAGCAGCGGTTCCGCAGCCTGGCCTCGCTGCGGGCCCACCTGGAGTACCGCCACTCCTACCGCTCTCCGGACGTGGTGTCTGGAGACTTCAGCATCACGGGGTCGCACCCCGACCCACTGGCGGCCGCCATCGCCTGGCAGGACGCCAGCCTCCCGGCCCGCAGGGGGCAGCACGGCGCCGCGCGGCCGCCTCACGTCCGCTCCCTCAGCGACAGCAGAGACAGCGGCTACCTGCACTCCTACGGCGCGGTGAGGAGGCGCACCCAGAGCGTCGGCGTGGGGACgcaggaggaagaggtggaTGATGAAGAtacaggagaggaagaggaggatggagaGGAAGCAGAAGAGACCAGAGACGAGTCGGAAGTCAAACATTCAGACTCAGGACGCCTCCGTCATTTCCGGTTCCCTCCGGCGTCCCCGGACCCGGACCTGAACCCGAACCTGGACCTGGTTG CGCAGAGCTCCTACTGCGGCCGGGAGACGGCGGCGGCCTCGGCGGCGGTGCGGCGGCGGCTGGCCGGCATCCTGCGGGCCGCCGATGGCACCATGCAGCGGCGCCTGGCCAAGGTCAGCACGGAGCTGGCCCGGACCGACACCGAGCTGCTGTGTGAGCGCGCCCACTCGCAGCACCTGGCCCAGGAGCGGCAGCAGGTGGCGGAGCGGGAGCGCTCGCTCAGCCGGCAGGTGGACGTGGCCGTCATGGTGATCGCCGCCCTGAGGGAGCAGCTCAACGCCTCCGAGAGCGAGCTGGAGCGCCGGGAGAG GGAGGTTCTGACCATCCAGAGGTTCCTGGAGGCCGCGGCCCGCCAGGAGACCAGCGGGAAAGTCCGGATCCAGCGCTTCATCGAGAACCTGCTGGGTCGGATCGCGCTGGCGGAGAGGCTGGTGGAGTATTACCAGGCGCAGGGCGAGCGCCACAAG CAGCAGCCTGACGACGGCCGACACAGAATCACTAAAAGCAG GTCCGCCGGGGATCAGCTGTTCTCCGGTCTCCATGACAACAGGACTCAGTCGTCCTGCCGGTTCGGCGGCGGGCCGCCGGGCTCCAAAGCGGGTCCGGACCGGGACCGGGAGCGCCAGGAACGCCTGGCCCAGTCCTCCAGGCTGTTCTGCCGGCCGGAGCACAGAGACGACATCTGGAACCAGCAGCGGCGCCGGTCCACCGGGTACGAGGCCTAG
- the znf365 gene encoding protein ZNF365 isoform X2, with protein sequence MQQKLCSRGSGSFLLERNGQACGALPDSVTSCELPFRCPRCGEQQRFRSLASLRAHLEYRHSYRSPDVVSGDFSITGSHPDPLAAAIAWQDASLPARRGQHGAARPPHVRSLSDSRDSGYLHSYGAVRRRTQSVGVGTQEEEVDDEDTGEEEEDGEEAEETRDESEVKHSDSGRLRHFRFPPASPDPDLNPNLDLVAQSSYCGRETAAASAAVRRRLAGILRAADGTMQRRLAKVSTELARTDTELLCERAHSQHLAQERQQVAERERSLSRQVDVAVMVIAALREQLNASESELERREREVLTIQRFLEAAARQETSGKVRIQRFIENLLGRIALAERLVEYYQAQGERHKQPDDGRHRITKSRSAGDQLFSGLHDNRTQSSCRFGGGPPGSKAGPDRDRERQERLAQSSRLFCRPEHRDDIWNQQRRRSTGYEA encoded by the exons ATGCAGCAGAAGTTGTGCTCCAGAGGTTCTGGCTCCTTCCTGTTGGAGAGGAACGGCCAGGCCTGCGGCGCCCTCCCGGACTCCGTCACTTCCTGTGAGCTCCCGTTCCGATGCCCCCGATGTGGCGAGCAGCAGCGGTTCCGCAGCCTGGCCTCGCTGCGGGCCCACCTGGAGTACCGCCACTCCTACCGCTCTCCGGACGTGGTGTCTGGAGACTTCAGCATCACGGGGTCGCACCCCGACCCACTGGCGGCCGCCATCGCCTGGCAGGACGCCAGCCTCCCGGCCCGCAGGGGGCAGCACGGCGCCGCGCGGCCGCCTCACGTCCGCTCCCTCAGCGACAGCAGAGACAGCGGCTACCTGCACTCCTACGGCGCGGTGAGGAGGCGCACCCAGAGCGTCGGCGTGGGGACgcaggaggaagaggtggaTGATGAAGAtacaggagaggaagaggaggatggagaGGAAGCAGAAGAGACCAGAGACGAGTCGGAAGTCAAACATTCAGACTCAGGACGCCTCCGTCATTTCCGGTTCCCTCCGGCGTCCCCGGACCCGGACCTGAACCCGAACCTGGACCTGGTTG CGCAGAGCTCCTACTGCGGCCGGGAGACGGCGGCGGCCTCGGCGGCGGTGCGGCGGCGGCTGGCCGGCATCCTGCGGGCCGCCGATGGCACCATGCAGCGGCGCCTGGCCAAGGTCAGCACGGAGCTGGCCCGGACCGACACCGAGCTGCTGTGTGAGCGCGCCCACTCGCAGCACCTGGCCCAGGAGCGGCAGCAGGTGGCGGAGCGGGAGCGCTCGCTCAGCCGGCAGGTGGACGTGGCCGTCATGGTGATCGCCGCCCTGAGGGAGCAGCTCAACGCCTCCGAGAGCGAGCTGGAGCGCCGGGAGAG GGAGGTTCTGACCATCCAGAGGTTCCTGGAGGCCGCGGCCCGCCAGGAGACCAGCGGGAAAGTCCGGATCCAGCGCTTCATCGAGAACCTGCTGGGTCGGATCGCGCTGGCGGAGAGGCTGGTGGAGTATTACCAGGCGCAGGGCGAGCGCCACAAG CAGCCTGACGACGGCCGACACAGAATCACTAAAAGCAG GTCCGCCGGGGATCAGCTGTTCTCCGGTCTCCATGACAACAGGACTCAGTCGTCCTGCCGGTTCGGCGGCGGGCCGCCGGGCTCCAAAGCGGGTCCGGACCGGGACCGGGAGCGCCAGGAACGCCTGGCCCAGTCCTCCAGGCTGTTCTGCCGGCCGGAGCACAGAGACGACATCTGGAACCAGCAGCGGCGCCGGTCCACCGGGTACGAGGCCTAG